GAAAACAATGGTATGAAAAATTCCAAGTGTGAAGCGATGCTTTGTTGAGGTTTGTAGTGTAAAGTTTGTGTTAGCATGCTGGCTCACTTGGAAGTGATCGAGATTTTATGGTCCACTCTTGTTTCTTGTGTTGACTTACATTTTTGTATCCTTTGCTGAGATGTTTTGATGGGTAACTGGTTTCAAACATCAAACCTTCTTGATATATACATGTACCATAGTTAACCTTCTTGATATACATATGTACCATAGTTTCTGGGTAAATGTTTCCTTGTGTGTATCTGTGTGTCACTGCTGATCACTTTTCTGGAGTATTTAAGCTATTAAACCATGTTACTTTTCTTTGCGAAATATATGTTGTCCCACTCATCTGATGTTAATTATGTTTCCCATTTTATATTTCAGATCAAACTTTAATCGGCTAAACTATAGTGGCTTCTACACTGCTATTTTGGAGAGGGGTGATGAAATCATTTCGGCAGCATCTATCAGGTGCTGTGCCATAAACTTCAATGTCACTAATATGTTTCTATTACACAGTAACTAATAGCTTTGTTCAACAGATGTTTTCTTTATATATCTTGTTCTCCTGCTTAGCTGAGATAGTAGGTTCAAGCTCGCTACTATTCTTTTGTGTTCTTCTGAGTGAAGCTTTCCTGGGTCAGTGGTTTAGATGTTGGAATGGTACTCTGTTCAATAATTGGAATAATGTTATGTTATGTGCTTCTTGACCAGAATTCTCATATTAATTATCCAATGTCCCCTATGAAGTATAAGCTCCTGTCAATGGTGTCTCAAGTTTTTTGTATGTGCGCATGTGTAGATTAGCATGCAATTAAATTCTTACCATTCTCTTTTTACTGTCTGGTTAAGTTCTGGTATGAGGGAGGTGTTTCTGTTTGGCGGTTCTTGAGATTTATATGATTCCTGCTTGGGTGTGTGGATTGTGATTCTTACCGTCACAGTGTCTACTGCCTGGTTAGGTTCCATGGGACCAAGTTAGCAGAGATGCCATTTATTGGAACTCGGCATGTATATAGGCGTCAAGGGATGTGCCGTCGGCTTTTTGCTGCTATTGAATCAGTAAGCTACAAGAACCATGTCCTGGGTGATTTCTCTAACATGGAAAAGAGATTGAAAAGAttgtatatttgttttctttctaccTGCTTGCTTTCATATATGCTACTGACTTCATCCTGTTTCTCTGCCATTTGAAGGCTCTCTGCTCTCTCAAGGTTGAGAAACTTATCATTCCTGCTATTGCTGAACTTATGCATACATGGACTGTGGTTTTTGGTTTCACTCCTCTCGAGGAATCACTCAAGCAAGAAATGATATCGATGAATATGTTGGTCTTCCCGGGTACAGATATGTTACAGAAGCCACTACTGGAGCAAGAGAGCATTGAGGGGAATGTGACCTGCAAGACAAGTATTAGCTGTGGTGTTTGTTGCCTTTCCCTTTAACTTTATATTGATGGCCTGCTGTTTAAGTTTGTATTTGATTCTTTCCAATAGGTGCAAAGCAAAAGGTGTGCAAAAACAAGCTTTCTACTAAGCCTGAGGTGGAAAGTAAATCTGATATGGATTCTCCAGTGGGGCATGATTCTCGTGGGTGTAACAGTGCTGGGCATGATCCTCATGGGTGTGACGAAGCTGGTTTGTGCTGTGCTAATGAGATGACTGATGAAGGTGCAGTTACAGATAATAAATCCGATTTGCATGCTGATCCTCCTAGGTTTGACGGTGCTAATCATTGTTCTAATGAATTAACTGATGAAGTTACAGCCACTGACAATAAATCTGGTATGGATTCCACTGCTGTGCATGATCCACATGGGTGTGATGATGCTGGTTTGCCATGTGCCAATGAGGTAAATGATGATGTTGGAGCTGCAGATTCTAATTCTTTAGATGCTTCATATGAAGTTAATATTCCCGTTTCAGTTCAGCTGACTACGTGTTTCAATTCTTACTTGGAGGACAAGCTAGCTCAATCTGCATCTGGCAAGAAGTTTATGTCCCCCTCCGATATGATTCATGATGCACTTGAGCAGGGAAATAAACTGGAAATGGATTGTCCTGTCGTAGATGATGGCCAATCTTGGAAAGAGAATGACATGGATGAAGCCCTGGAAGTAAACATTAACATTGACTGTCTTGAGCCTGTTCCATCTTTAGGGGAAATTTCTGCAGAGAACACCACCAAGGAGATCAATGAAATCTAGATGTCTCTGATTCTAGTCAAACCGGCCCTGCTGAGAGTTCCTTGCAAGTTAAATCTGATTAAACTATTCTAGTTGCAGGACTCCGAAAAAGCCGATTGCATGCATCTGATGACAATTCTCTTACTGATGCACTTGATGGGAAGACTTGTTAACGAGTGTCATCTATAAGGTTCTAGACTAACTTCTATGCATCTCAAGATTAATTTCTCTCAGAAAGTTTGGATGTAGCCTTTTGATGCAAGCGATTTGATTTTGTGCTCACAAAGTCGATGGTGGTGTTGCCAGTTCAAGGAGGATCCTTGGAGGTTTGAGGTGGCGTTTTGAAATGCTCTGAGCACATCATCGGAAAGTACTCATGCCGCTTCACGGTGTATATACCTGACTCTGCTGCTGTAGAAGTGGAGTTTCTCACTCCAAAGACCCTTGTTACAGCAGAGTTTTGCTATTTATCGTCGCATGACATGGTTGTTATGGATGATGTTCGAGTAGATCTTCTCCTTTGTTTCTAGTGCTGGCACCATGTTCCTAATATAGGTCAGCCACAATTTGCTTGCCTGGATAAATTTTGATCTGCTCATCGGCTACCTTGTGAGCAACAAGACATGATGCTCTTGATAGTGCTTCGAAAGACTGAGTTCCCAAGATGAAAGCCTCGAGTTCCCAAGTTGAAAGCCAACATGTTGTAAATGTTCAAGTTGGGGCTAGGGTCATGATCTGAAATGAAGACGGGCTCTgctaatatgaattttttttttcaaggcaTTTAAATGAGAATGAGGATATCCTGCACTGAGTTTAACATTCTTGAGATCTTTAGATTCATTGGACGTTAATGGTATCTCTTTTGTATGATTGCCTTTTCCTCGGAGCTCTTCAAGTTGGATTTATCTGCTCTTGCTACTCTGCTGAATGGCCTAATTATCTCAAACTTATATATGTTAGACATTTAAGTAAATACAAACTTCACATTCTTTTTCTGAATGATAATGAGcaaagagttattctattttcaagctGGTGTGTAGATTACAATATTCACATAActtatatgataaaatttaatttgaaagattcaaaattcaaaaaaaaaaaaagttatcatcCAAATCAAATTACGTCATGTGAGCATTTGACTAGATATGCTTTACACACcagtttgaaaatataatttttcctgACCATAATATATTTACGAGGCACAACGCTCTTTGTAAGTAGAGGCTTGGATTCCTTCTGAATGTGTACGCTCATGTAGATTACGATATCTAAATTAGCAAAGcaacaacttttgaaaataaaaaagtaatgtagATGTTGTGGTCAGTATGTAAGTTGGGTGCTCATTTCACCAGAGTTCAAGatgacgatgcttgcggtgggcgtgacGTCTGGGGTCTCACTagagcttgtggtcttgtagttgttaatgtggTTATTTACAGTTGGttgttagtttagtttttaataaaataggaataggttATTGGATTTAATGTCCATAGCAGTATCCCGTACTACTCTTCCCTTAGAGGATAGAGAAGGCCATTAAGTTCTgttttacagagcgctttctaTGTTACGAGAGAGTTtaattagaagttaagacaatgtccatcacaaatgtatttgtgtgtgggaAAGCCCCAAAGCTGTTgcgttagttggcttatagacTGGATTTCCTATGTATTGGAATTttttgtattgataagtcacatttaTAACTTCGGTCTATTAATGAAATAAGTatgtttcattcaaaaaaaaaaaatgtgcaagtCCAACATAACTAAGACTACAagtcttatataattattttgaaaaaaagtgggcaTGCCTAGtatctacataaaaaatataaacatttttttgttggtcttattattttcaaataaattatctaaatctAACTATTTTTCCTTGACCCACTTGTTATACGCATAGCCATTAAAGAAATTGACaagaatttatgttttattttctctaaactATTATTCATTTTACAATATGACCATAAAACTATGAAAACTATCACTTAATcctcaatttaaataataagttataaTTTAGGCAGCCCTACTACCCTACCATTATTCCAAACAAACAAACGGTGCGTTTTTGGTAGACTGAGTTTTGCCTTGTGCAACTGCAGCATATCAATCTCTCGGGGAGGTACTGTTTTCTATTTTCTGAACATGGAGCTGGTCGCAGCTCTTCGTCTTGTGTACCATCCCACCTCTTCTCCTATGCTAAAATCTAGGGTGAAGATTTCTCAGAGACCCCTCGCTTCCACTCTCACATCTTTTGCTCAACGCCCAATTTTCTCACTGAATCACGGCCTGCTCCTGAGAATGTCTGAGGACCCACACAGAGTTATTTCCTGTCCTGCATCGCTCGAAGAGAATGTCTCAACGATAAACGCTCGGATTGGGGAGGTCAAAAGGGTCACGAAGGAGACCAATGTGTCggtgaaaataaatttggatGGTTCAGGGATTGCTGAGAACAATACTGGGATTCCCTTCCTGGATCACATGTTGGATGTTAGTGATTTGAGCTTTAAAAATTGCTTTGATTTTACTGatttcctaatttttttctcaatcttggTTTAGCTGCACTTAGTTTTGGTTTCCAATTTCAGTTTTTTACGAACGGTGCTGGCTTTTTATCTTTGGATGTAGCTAGTTTAGCTTTAGAAAATGCTTTCTTGGTGGGTTCAGGGAAGAGCAAAAGCGAATTCTACTCAGCATTTTATGATTTCCCtgcaaagataaaatatttttcgatatatatatatatatatatatatatatttcttcgcACTCCACTTCCAGCTCATTATGCTGGAATGGTTTGGAAAACTCACTTAAGAATTACTACTCTATTTGGGCAGGCTCTTTATCTCTCTTATAGGAAAAGGTTgatgattatatttatttgtttcatgttaGCAACTTGCTTCGCATGGGCTATTAGATGTGCATGTGAAGGCTACTGGGGACATCCACATTGACGATCATCACACAAATGAAGATGTTGCTCTTGCCATTGGAACggtattgaaaataaaaacattatagCAATTGTTTGGTTATGACTTATGGTTTGTCTGTATGTTACTGAAATTGAGGcagtccattttttttattataagctatgaagataaaaaagttTCTTTGATGGTCTCCCTGTGTGCTTGGGCTATTCCttttactatcaataaaatcttacttataaaaaaaataataattaattttagttgtttccataatttagtttatttatcCAGTTATACATCTAGTCTCACATGTCTTTGAATTAGATTTTACTTACAGAAAAAAATGTCTTTGAAATAGTTTTACTTATGTACATTACTTGAGAATATTGTATTTGACATAATGGACCAAATCAGACATCCAAAGCCTATTGCTTCAATAGCTTCATTTTTGGATCATCCTGTTGGTATTGCTGGGTATGAGATGTAATAAGTTAGTTCTGGTTGGTCGGCAGGCTTTTTTGCAGGCACTTGGTGATAGGAAAGGAATAAATCGGTTTGGTGACTTCTCTGCCCCTCTTGATGAAGCACTAATACACGTTGTGCTGGTAGGTTCAACTTGACTGTCCACACAAACCAACTGTTGAAAAATATACTGACAATAAGATTAGCCCCTTTTTTTTGCACATATTGGAAATTGGTTTGCTATCACCAACTTATATCGTATGCTGTAAAATTTTGACAAATCCGAATTAGGACATTGTGGCTGTTGGGTTCTTAATTATCCTCTAAAGAATTGTGTAGTTTGAGAACAAAGCGACTTTGAAAGTGCTATGTACAGCTAGTCTTCTTTTTGAGGTGTTAGTGTTGATCACTTACAAAAAAATGGTATTCGTGTAGATCCATACAACAAATCAAGTGGTAGAAGATTGTCTTTAGGACAGCTTTCTGATGCTTATCTTCTTTTACGTGTTAGGTGAATTTATATGTGAGAGCCTGAAAGCTGACAACTTGAATTTATATTCAAGTCCTCTTGATGTTTGAAATCACTACTTAATGATAGGAACTTGTTTGTTCAGGATTTATCTGGACGACCGCATTTAAGTTATGATCTGCAAATACCTACTCAGAGAGTCGGAACATATGACACTCAGGTAGGTGATGTTCTTGTTTACTTCCACACGGTGTAGATGTCTCCATTTACCATTCATCTCTGGGGCAGTGTTAGAACTACCCCCGCTGAGACATTGACAAAATGTGAAAGTTTGTGCACCTATGCAATTTTACAGGAAAGTGCATTTTGCAACCCCCCATACTACtaccattttttcaatttataccTCTAACTACCACTTTTTGACAAATTGTTAAAAAGTGGTACTTTGAGGTgctaattgaaaattttggcaGTTTAAGGTGCAAATTGATAAAATGTTGGTATTCTTAGAGTTTAAAATGTACCCTTCATTCAATTTTATAGAGTCTAGTatctgtgttttttgttttagttttcttcCTGAACTTGTTACTGGAGGAAATGAATTGTTTGGAACTCTTATTTGTAGTTGGTGGAGCATTTTTTCCAGTCACTGGTGAATACTTCTGGCATGACACTTCACATCCGCCAGGTAATAATACGCGGAGCTTCTTAACATTGTCAGAGAACTCGTCTAACTATTCTCGATCATTAGAttctttgaaacaaaaaaaaaatactggagTAATGGTTCATGCACTTTGTACTTGATGAACTCTATATACTCGATTCTTTTATGCGAATGGATgtttaatgttattttgagCATTACCATTCACTTCCATCCTATtcttatatttctaattattagtaattaTGCCCATGATTTCTGTTTGTAATGAACtgaaagcatttctctttttcatgaTAAGCATACAATAGAATTGAAAGAATAGGAAATGGCAAAGCCCTAGTGCAAAGGGAAGTATGTAGAGCTccattgaaaaaagaaattgacaaaaagagaaaacaagTAATGGAATGTCAGCAGTAATTGTATTCGGCTTTTCACTccaatttaagttttttaacaGCATTTTGATTGTGGATGACAACAGCTTTCTGGAAGAAATTCTCACCATATAATTGAGGCAACCTTCAAAGCTTTTGCAAGAGCTCTTCGGCAAGCGACAGAATATGACCCACGTCGCCGTGGGACAATTCCTAGGTTTGTTATTTACCCTTTCAATTAAACTTATCATTGCCATTGATATTTGAACCTAGGAGCATCTACTAGGTTCAATACATCTCTGAATCCTACAATTTTTATAAGGTTTGATttttaggctccgtttggatacggatgcttggggaatgagatgaaatgaaaaatctgtgaatagtagtgaaattatttatgaattgtaataaaatagtttgagttatgatattttataaggttttggaaaatgtgagaaaaagttgaataaaaatattataaagttaaaatattgttagaaaaaaattttcaatattatatttgttttgggatttgaaaaagttgaatttttttttatattttattttaaaatttgggaaagttgtaatgattagtttgaaaaagttgtaatcattagtttgaaagtgtttgtatttgagtaatgtttggaaatgaaatgagatgggatgagatgaaaaacatTACCAAACGTCCCCTAAGAGTATCTCAGatgatatgtaaatagtagtgaaatagttagtgaatagtttgtaaatagtagtaaagtaGTCTGAGAACATTTTAGAACAGTTGTGTTCCCAAACTGGCCCTTAAACTTCACTGTAATAGTGACAAGTAGTTTGATTGTAGAATATACAGTTTACCCCTTCTTTTGTTTGcattctttaatatatatttcatttattgatgTTGTAGCTTGTTACTTGCTTTAGCGTCATTTCCTTGGTTCATCACATCTTCGACTATTATTCTCTGGATGCCTTATTCGTTAGCCAAGTGCCCATTACAGCGCCTCTATTATAGAAGCAAAAACAATACGCCTTATTGACTAGCCAAAGAGCATCCTTATAAAAGAATGAATGGGAAGCAGGCCCCGTCTATGTTGCTAGAGTTATCTTTACTACACTCCCCACATACTCGTCTATTCATATATTTGAATTCTGTCTTCCAAATATAATTTCCTATCAAATCCACATCAAAATTATTTctgaaagatgatttttttttttactttccgAGCTTTTACAAGTTTTACTCCATGGTATCCATTTTAAgaggttctttttcttttacttataaaaaaaaagattttttttaatattttgttgcGGTAACTCCTTCAGAATAGTGGGGAACTtgaatcattttctattttcttactAATCTCATATTTCTACAGTCATGTTTACTGCCAATTATGCAGCACGATGATGTTTAGTTTGACATTATAAGGGCTTCTTTCCCATATTATTTTACTCTGTGCATGTGGCTGTGCGTTAGTTCTTTGGAAGCTAGAACACTTGAATAAGTTATGACATGCGAACTCACTCTAAGTACGTCTTGCATTTGAATCTGCAGTTCAAAAGGCGTGCTATCGCGTTCTTGATTTTTAGTCATTATCAAGCTAAAGGTGGATAATGCCTTGAGGTGGTAATGTTAGCCATATCCTTATTTTCCTGACGCATGCTTCTGGGAGAATCTGGTTGATGATCCCACATGTATATGGTCATTGACCGTCAGTTGAAGCCCTGCAGAGTTGAGACAGAACAACATACTTACCTGGGGGCTACCGCTTGTGCAATGAGTGTCCAAGCGGAAGATTGCTTGTATGAATTGATGTACACGTAACTGTTTGGTGCTCCTATTGTCTTCTATTGGTTGTTGAGAACTTGAGACCAGTCAATCAATCGTTAAATCCCATGCAGATGGATCAATGTACCTTCTAGCTTGTGTGATTTAATTTGTTGCTACCAGCAGTGTTCAATTTTACAGAGCCTTTTGACAACATTTAGATTTGTTCTATCTTGCATAAGATCATTTGAGGATTTTATGATGAGGCTGCTTCTTTATCCCCGTCGGTTGTCCTTAAGCAAACATGGGTTTAGCATATCAACTTAACCaaagaaagggaagaagagaGATGGGAGCAAAAATATTGACCAAGATGAGGTGATACTGGCCGATAGTGCCTCTTAAAGTGGCCCTAACTCCATGCCTCGGGCCGTGGGATGCACATATAGACAAGGGCAAGCATTCCTTGAAATCCTGCAGCCGAAACAGCAGTGAATGCAAACCGTGTATACTGTCTTCTGAAAGGGAAACTTGTAAATTTTGTAATATGTCCTGAAATGGAATCATGGATGGACGGCTTTGCCTATCTCGCTATATAATGAAAGTCATATAATCCCAATTCGGGTCTCATCAGCCAAGTTGAACAGGAAGtaccttttttcctttcaaatatctttaaacacttaaaaaaatatacaaatttactAGTAATAATTTTcgtaaccattaaaaaaaataaaatatacaaaaggtCAAATCCAGGAGGCAAAACCAGGGCAACCTAGCATTTTCTATATATAcaggcaaaaaagaaaaatgcatggaGTCAGGGAGGATCAAAAACTTTGgctgatgaaaaaataaaattaccgaaatgatataattatatttattcattgtaaAATGCGCTATATAAAATagctgtaaaaaaattaatttgaaaaaaaaaatcatcttggGCCGGCCCACCAATTAATGCGTCACTACAATCGATTCAACGGATGCCGGCATCGTGATCATAGCTtctagagaaaataaataaattaacgaGTTTGCCCAAACCCGGACCTATCCGGTCCGGGTACTGGGTTTAAAATCCAGTACCCGGTTCGTCAAAACTTTTTGAACCTCCTAGGTCTGGGTTTTTACTATGTTTTCTGTTCTTAAATCTCCTGAGTTTTTCCGAACCTCCACAGCTCCACCATTTGTGGAAAGTAATGTTGCTCAAAAGCGGATATAAATTCCCGTGCATTATTAATCTAATTAAGTTACATCACATCAAATTCTTATTTCagtttttgtaattatagtCACTTGTCACTttgtttctatttcttctttcttgagAAACTATAAATTGTGGAGGGTAGCCTAGGAATTATAGTCATTAAGACTCGCAGCTTGTTCGAATACGTGCATCATTTTTCGTGCGGAATTATGAATATGCGATGCAAACGTGGAGAGAACTTGGTTACTTATTGAAATAGAAATCTTTATATCAATtccaacatttttttacatatttctttcattttaattaaatattttgatatgttgGATAATGAAGAAAATGCTAGAATTAATATACAATGATGAGAGGAAAATGCTAGgcttttatgtaaaaaaaaaaaaaaaagtttcaaacctGAACCTGGAATCTGGGTTTTTAAAAACTCGGGTTCATCTGGGTTTGACTCagtccgggtatacccggattCCTGGGTAGAAACCAGGATGAACAGTCCTAGGTTGAACAAATCAAACCGATAGTTCAATCCGGTTCGTAATTGGTATGGTCTAGTACCGATTCTTAAAAATGGAAATCGAATCGAAACcaatacaaattttcatattttgaaaatcggtGTGAATCAAACCGaactggtatatatatatttatatattatattataaaaattatatactaaattgctaattagtataacatgaaattttaatcttattattcatgcctattaaacttataatataaaattaatcttataattttattaatataacatttaatataaaatatgaattttaatattataacataaaattaatataacatgaagtttgaaacttgaacatgaacattaatatcaagttattaataaaaacttaattttgagGAGAACAAACATTAGAGGAACCAGCTCTCAAGTCTCAATTTATGTAGTGTCACACGTGTAAAATGGTAAATTGGAAAAATCCCAAAGGGTTCGGTTTGGTACCGGTTCTTAAAATAGAAACCGAATTGAAaccaatttttatattttgaaaaccaatGTGAACCGAATTGGatcggtatatatatttttaattcttatattatattatatatattatgtgaggAAAATCCCCGCCCCCACGGCTTTTGGGATGGGCCCATACAGGACAACGATGGGCCCAACCTAGCCCAAGCCTCATTCCCTAAGGGGTCCCAAACACCACTTTAGATACCCAGCC
This window of the Juglans regia cultivar Chandler chromosome 12, Walnut 2.0, whole genome shotgun sequence genome carries:
- the LOC109005846 gene encoding imidazoleglycerol-phosphate dehydratase, chloroplastic; this translates as MELVAALRLVYHPTSSPMLKSRVKISQRPLASTLTSFAQRPIFSLNHGLLLRMSEDPHRVISCPASLEENVSTINARIGEVKRVTKETNVSVKINLDGSGIAENNTGIPFLDHMLDQLASHGLLDVHVKATGDIHIDDHHTNEDVALAIGTAFLQALGDRKGINRFGDFSAPLDEALIHVVLDLSGRPHLSYDLQIPTQRVGTYDTQLVEHFFQSLVNTSGMTLHIRQLSGRNSHHIIEATFKAFARALRQATEYDPRRRGTIPSSKGVLSRS